From the Deltaproteobacteria bacterium genome, the window AAAACAGATTCGCCATTGATTGTTAATGCGGATACTCCATTGTCCTTTACGATTCCCTTTTAAAACATCCAGCCGATTTGAGGGCGGAAACCGTAAATCCTGAATCTCAATGGCCGCATCAATGGCGTTCAGTTTCATGAAAGCCCGTTCTTGAATATCGCCAGGGAATTTACGAGAAAAATCCCGACGAAAATTCTTCTCTGTTTCGCTACACCGAAAAGATCGAATCATGATTAAATAGTAAACTTTTTGTTTATTAATGTCAAGCAAAGAAATGGCGGCCTTACCAAGAAATAATTACCATGAGCATGGAGAACACACCACTCATTCAGACAACAAGGAATACCATTCGAAAGGATGAATACTCGTTAGAATCACCGGATGCTTTGTTACAGGAATAAACGTATTGTCGATGCCACTTACAATTTCTCAGCATCGATCGTAGTGGATCCTGACACAGGTAAAAAGGATGGGTATTGTCGCTGGAATCAACCAATCCCCGCACCCAACCACTGCACATACTGTTTAAATTCCGTTTTTTCCAGCGCATCCACAAGCTTTCTGTCGGCAGTGATCATTCTGGTCTCGTAAATCCTGGCAACCGCCACGTACATAGCATCGTAAACCGTTATCCCGCTGTGCATGGCAATGGAAACAGCCAGGGGCATAACCGGCCTGGATTGCTCGATCCTTATGGGCAAATACGTGATGGCGTCAACAATCTCCTCGACCTCAGCAGGTGTCAATTCATGCAGGCGCTGTTTTCTCCAGAGGATGTTTCCTGTCTCGGGATAGAGCAGATCCGGGGCCCACAGCATAAGTTCGCCGTCTGCCACCCGGGACATAACTTCCTCCGACTTGTCCGAAAGGATTTCCGGTATATAGACCTTGATAACCACACTCGCGTCAATTACCAGATTCACCTGGACCGGTCCTCTCGCAACAATTCAGCGCTGTCGGTAAATGTCCGGCGCTCTCCGGCGAGCTTCAACCTTATCTCAGCCGCCCGTTGCGCAATGTCCCCATAGGGCTGGCTGGCTATTTTCACAATAATATCAATGAGTTCCTGCTGAAGGGAACGGTTGTGGGATTTGGCCCTCTGCTTCAGCTCTTTGACAACTTCATCGGGGATATCACGGATTAATACATTTGCCATAGCATTCCTCCTTGCTATCAAAGTGATAGCATACAGACGGGTGGTTTACAATACATTATTTGTTCTTAAATTTATTCGATACGGAAGGATTGCGGGTAAGGAGGCAACTCATCAGAAGCCGCTATAAGTGATCGTCTTCAATGCTTTGATCAATATCTTTTTAATTCCATAATCGCGTAATTACCCCGCTGGTCTCTGTTTATATGCAGCAGGGTCTTTTCTTGAAATTGCATCACGAACAGGCTTACGCCGCAGGCCGTGGCCGAGCCGGAATATCCATAGTCACGGAGATAATCAAACTCGGCAGCGGGTCGCAAGGCCTCCCTCAAAGCGGCGGCTTCACTATCATCTATCAGTGCGCCGAAAGAGACCACATCCACCGGCGATCTTTCCCGCTTGCTGATCCAGCTCATACATGAATGACCATCCCTGAATGACCTGATCTCTGTAAATGCCCCGCAGGCGCCTTCTTTCTCAGGCTTGATGTAAAGCCACCCGCTTCCGTCGACCATTCGCCAGCCGCGATCAGCATTTTCTTCCAGTGCCGTTCGGGAAAGGGATGCTTCATCCACACCGCCGATCAGAGCGCTCCTTTCAGTACCTCCGGCGAAATCCACCTTCAGCAGTTCCAGCCCCCTTTCAAAGGAAAGGTGCTGGCTGGAAACGGTGATGTTGCGGCCCCGTATGCCAAGGTTCCGGGCAAGATAAAACGCAGCCGTACTGCTCATGGTATTGATGAATCCGAAAGGCTTCGGCAGAGAACGGGCTGCATATATCTCATCAAGAACATCAGCGGTCTCACCGAGATTGCCGTGCTCCGTCGTCAGGTAGACGGCCGTATCAGCCGCAAGGGTACGCTGGTGGATACATTGTCGGGCGCCAAGCAGGGAAAGCAGGATAAACTTGTTTACCCTGCGGAAATTTTCCGGGGTATAGCGACTTAGTTCATTTTTTAAAAAATTTATATCCGTGTTCGATTCGCCGG encodes:
- a CDS encoding type II toxin-antitoxin system VapC family toxin; translation: MNLVIDASVVIKVYIPEILSDKSEEVMSRVADGELMLWAPDLLYPETGNILWRKQRLHELTPAEVEEIVDAITYLPIRIEQSRPVMPLAVSIAMHSGITVYDAMYVAVARIYETRMITADRKLVDALEKTEFKQYVQWLGAGIG
- a CDS encoding type II toxin-antitoxin system RelE/ParE family toxin, producing the protein MIRSFRCSETEKNFRRDFSRKFPGDIQERAFMKLNAIDAAIEIQDLRFPPSNRLDVLKGNRKGQWSIRINNQWRICF
- a CDS encoding Arc family DNA-binding protein, translated to MANVLIRDIPDEVVKELKQRAKSHNRSLQQELIDIIVKIASQPYGDIAQRAAEIRLKLAGERRTFTDSAELLREDRSR